From a single Clostridium isatidis genomic region:
- the pgsA gene encoding CDP-diacylglycerol--glycerol-3-phosphate 3-phosphatidyltransferase: MNLANKLTMLRILLVPIFLVFIAVKDIPYGTFIATIIFIIASITDQLDGYIARSRNQITTFGKFMDPLADKLLVTAALISLVELKIIPAWAAVVIIAREFAVSGLRTIAASEGKVIAASIWGKVKTVIQITAILICLFRVNVESSEYLYSLVTGNQILKYIIIYGSNYVLILAVILTIISGIDYFVKNKNVINSNK, encoded by the coding sequence ATGAATTTAGCAAATAAGCTTACAATGCTTAGAATATTATTGGTTCCAATTTTTTTAGTTTTTATAGCTGTTAAGGATATTCCTTATGGCACATTTATTGCTACCATAATATTTATTATAGCATCTATTACAGATCAATTAGACGGATATATCGCTAGAAGTAGAAATCAAATAACTACTTTTGGAAAATTTATGGATCCTTTAGCAGATAAGCTTTTAGTTACAGCAGCATTAATATCATTAGTAGAGTTAAAGATAATCCCAGCTTGGGCAGCTGTTGTGATAATTGCAAGAGAATTTGCTGTTTCAGGATTAAGAACAATAGCAGCATCAGAAGGAAAAGTTATTGCGGCTAGTATTTGGGGAAAAGTGAAAACAGTTATACAAATAACAGCTATTTTAATTTGTCTTTTTAGAGTAAATGTGGAATCATCAGAGTATTTATATTCTTTAGTGACAGGAAATCAAATATTAAAATATATAATTATTTATGGTTCTAATTATGTTTTAATATTAGCTGTAATACTAACAATAATTTCTGGAATTGATTATTTTGTGAAAAATAAGAATGTAATTAATAGCAATAAGTAA
- the recA gene encoding recombinase RecA, producing MGNINVDKLKAIENAMSQIEKQFGKGSVMKLGENSTLNIDTISTGCLDLDIALGIGGLPRGRIIEIFGPESSGKTTVALHVAAEAQKQGGAVAFIDAEHALDPNYAKNLGVDIDNLIVSQPDTGEQALEITEALVRSGAIDVIVIDSVAALVPRAEIEGEMGDSHVGLQARLMSQALRKLTGAIQKTGCIAIFINQLREKVGIMFGNPETTTGGRALKFYSSVRLDVRKTDSIKQGENIIGNRTRVKVMKNKVAPPFKQAEFDIMYNEGISRTGNIVDVGVKEGIVQKSGAWFSCGDIRLGQGRENAKQYLKDNPELALEIENKIREKYNLPLAKAPSVEVSEEKEKTKE from the coding sequence ATGGGAAATATAAATGTAGATAAGTTAAAAGCGATAGAAAATGCAATGTCACAAATTGAAAAGCAATTTGGTAAAGGTTCAGTAATGAAATTGGGAGAAAACAGTACATTAAATATTGATACTATTTCAACGGGATGCCTTGATTTAGATATAGCTTTAGGTATAGGTGGACTTCCAAGAGGTAGAATTATAGAAATATTTGGACCAGAAAGTTCAGGTAAGACTACTGTTGCTCTTCATGTTGCAGCAGAAGCTCAAAAGCAAGGAGGAGCAGTAGCATTTATAGATGCTGAACATGCTTTAGATCCAAATTATGCAAAGAATTTAGGAGTAGATATTGATAATCTTATAGTTTCACAACCAGATACTGGAGAACAAGCGTTAGAAATTACTGAAGCCCTAGTTAGATCTGGTGCAATTGATGTTATTGTTATTGACTCTGTTGCAGCATTAGTTCCTAGAGCTGAAATTGAAGGAGAAATGGGGGACTCTCATGTAGGTCTTCAAGCAAGACTTATGTCTCAAGCTTTAAGAAAGTTAACAGGTGCAATACAAAAAACTGGATGTATAGCTATTTTTATTAACCAATTAAGAGAAAAAGTTGGTATTATGTTTGGAAATCCTGAAACTACTACAGGAGGAAGAGCTTTAAAATTCTATTCATCAGTTAGATTAGATGTTAGAAAAACAGATTCAATAAAACAAGGTGAAAATATTATAGGAAACAGAACAAGAGTTAAGGTAATGAAAAATAAGGTAGCTCCTCCATTTAAACAAGCTGAATTTGATATAATGTATAATGAGGGAATATCAAGAACAGGTAATATTGTAGATGTTGGAGTTAAAGAAGGTATTGTACAAAAAAGCGGTGCTTGGTTCTCTTGTGGAGATATAAGATTAGGACAAGGAAGAGAAAATGCAAAACAATATTTAAAAGATAATCCAGAATTAGCTTTAGAAATTGAAAATAAAATTAGAGAAAAATATAATCTTCCATTAGCTAAAGCTCCTTCAGTAGAAGTATCAGAAGAGAAAGAAAAAACTAAAGAATAA